One Megasphaera elsdenii DSM 20460 genomic window carries:
- a CDS encoding Rrf2 family transcriptional regulator, with protein sequence MQISSRFTMAVHTLLCIDFFGKTEKVTSDFIAGSVGTNPVIIRKLLIQLKAAGLIQVKRGTGGTALEKPLSDISLYDVYHAVDCVGNDSLFHFHEHPCPQCPVGKTIHAGLDDRLHEIQDTMEDKMRSISLADVAGTMHTAFQKEA encoded by the coding sequence ATGCAGATTTCCAGTCGGTTTACCATGGCCGTCCATACCTTATTGTGCATCGACTTTTTTGGCAAGACCGAAAAAGTGACCAGTGATTTCATTGCAGGCAGTGTAGGCACCAATCCGGTCATCATCCGCAAACTGCTCATCCAGCTCAAGGCAGCTGGCTTGATCCAGGTAAAGCGCGGGACCGGGGGGACGGCCTTGGAAAAGCCTTTATCTGACATCAGTTTATATGATGTTTACCATGCCGTAGACTGTGTCGGCAATGACTCGCTCTTTCATTTTCATGAACATCCTTGTCCCCAGTGCCCTGTAGGCAAGACGATTCATGCCGGCCTGGATGACAGGCTTCATGAAATACAGGATACCATGGAAGATAAGATGCGCAGCATTTCCCTGGCCGATGTGGCTGGGACGATGCACACGGCTTTTCAAAAAGAAGCTTGA
- a CDS encoding phosphatase PAP2 family protein, producing the protein MVRSIFFFAQWLIARRRTWLRILTWITRFGYWLFILYGLLEWFRPRPIAEQIKRRKTLVYCLFSVIPGSSVSWVIGKIWHRPRPFACGDAAALVPHKANASFPSNHSMNSLAISLMLLARRNPWGLPALVWTGVLASSRILSGLHYVSDVIGGFFIGAAASHVVYHSKRCSQLADHILYYWHVGTAVVETWWRKC; encoded by the coding sequence ATGGTACGATCCATCTTTTTCTTCGCCCAATGGCTCATTGCCCGGCGCAGGACCTGGCTCCGTATCCTTACCTGGATTACCCGCTTCGGCTATTGGCTGTTCATCCTTTATGGCCTGCTTGAGTGGTTCCGGCCGCGGCCGATAGCGGAACAGATTAAACGTCGGAAGACTTTAGTTTACTGCCTGTTTTCCGTCATCCCGGGATCTTCCGTTTCCTGGGTCATCGGGAAAATCTGGCATCGCCCCCGGCCTTTCGCCTGCGGCGATGCAGCGGCGCTCGTGCCGCATAAGGCCAACGCTTCCTTTCCCAGCAACCATTCCATGAACAGCCTGGCCATTTCCCTGATGCTCCTGGCCCGGCGCAATCCCTGGGGGCTGCCGGCCCTGGTCTGGACAGGCGTCCTGGCCTCGTCGCGGATACTCAGCGGGCTCCATTACGTCAGTGACGTCATCGGCGGCTTCTTCATCGGAGCTGCGGCCAGCCATGTCGTTTACCACAGTAAACGCTGTTCACAACTGGCTGATCACATCCTTTACTATTGGCATGTCGGGACTGCCGTAGTAGAGACCTGGTGGCGGAAATGCTGA
- a CDS encoding nickel pincer cofactor-dependent isomerase, group 22: MFFPKLDKQSLTDGIVIPQMVKVHQSFPHTDLADPVGVLKKQLLTLDTATTEALKGKRIGITAGSRGLPHYKEIMKALCDQLKAWGAKPFVFPAMGSHAGATAEGQKEHLAQFGINEDYLGVPVLSTMDVVEVATLEDGFPVYCDKNAYEADGIILFNKIKPHTHFKYKHESGLLKMICIGCGKHKGASTFHGWGYDSFGPNLERVSKAFLQHVNVVFSVGMVQSPSDDIAALEVIPTDKFFERDAALQTMAKAEMPRLKLPHIDVLIVDEIGKEISGTGMDPNITGRTERFSQETAFRALAPDIERIVILDITEASHGNGAGCGMADIVSYRFVNKMDFSSAYTNCITAKSFRMALLPLYGNSDKDAIEMAMAHAFLTDPNQAKVVRIKNTLKLEDIECSLSCLEDIKNDPDMTITSEPFTWKFNEEDNLW; encoded by the coding sequence TTGTTCTTTCCCAAACTCGACAAACAATCCCTGACCGATGGCATCGTCATCCCGCAGATGGTCAAAGTCCATCAATCATTCCCTCATACAGATCTGGCCGATCCCGTCGGCGTCCTGAAAAAACAGCTCCTGACCTTGGATACGGCAACGACAGAAGCCCTCAAAGGCAAGCGCATCGGCATCACTGCCGGCAGCCGTGGGCTCCCGCATTATAAGGAAATCATGAAAGCTCTTTGCGATCAGCTCAAAGCCTGGGGTGCCAAGCCCTTTGTCTTCCCGGCTATGGGTAGTCATGCCGGGGCCACGGCCGAAGGCCAAAAAGAGCACTTAGCCCAGTTCGGCATCAACGAAGACTATTTAGGCGTCCCCGTCCTGTCGACGATGGACGTCGTCGAAGTGGCCACACTGGAAGACGGCTTCCCCGTATACTGTGACAAGAATGCCTATGAAGCCGACGGCATCATCCTGTTCAACAAGATTAAACCGCATACGCACTTTAAATATAAACACGAATCGGGTTTGCTGAAGATGATCTGCATCGGCTGCGGCAAGCACAAAGGCGCTTCGACCTTCCACGGCTGGGGCTACGATTCCTTCGGCCCCAACCTGGAACGCGTGTCAAAAGCCTTCTTGCAGCATGTAAACGTCGTTTTCTCGGTCGGCATGGTCCAGAGCCCCAGTGACGACATCGCCGCCCTGGAAGTCATCCCGACCGATAAATTCTTTGAACGCGATGCGGCCTTACAGACCATGGCCAAAGCGGAAATGCCGCGCCTGAAGCTGCCCCACATCGACGTCCTCATCGTCGACGAAATCGGCAAGGAAATCAGCGGTACCGGCATGGACCCAAACATCACAGGCCGGACAGAACGATTCAGCCAGGAAACGGCCTTCCGCGCCTTGGCACCGGATATTGAACGTATCGTCATCCTGGACATTACCGAAGCTTCCCATGGCAACGGCGCCGGCTGCGGCATGGCCGACATCGTCAGCTACCGCTTCGTAAACAAGATGGACTTCTCCTCGGCATACACCAACTGCATTACAGCCAAGTCCTTCCGCATGGCCCTTCTACCTTTATACGGCAACAGCGATAAAGACGCCATTGAAATGGCCATGGCCCATGCCTTCCTGACCGACCCGAACCAGGCCAAAGTCGTCCGCATCAAGAATACACTGAAACTGGAAGACATCGAATGTTCCCTCTCGTGCTTAGAAGATATAAAAAACGATCCGGACATGACAATCACATCCGAACCGTTTACATGGAAGTTTAACGAAGAAGACAATCTGTGGTAA